The proteins below are encoded in one region of Carcharodon carcharias isolate sCarCar2 chromosome 2, sCarCar2.pri, whole genome shotgun sequence:
- the LOC121288513 gene encoding histone H2B-like, whose translation MPEVAAVVKGGASRKASKQSLTKVTKNRRETHKQSYSTYVYRVLTQVHPCTRISSKAMSVMNLFIVDIFECIASKALQLIHYKLRHTILAREIQSAIHLMLLGELAKHTISEGTKAVTKYTNSV comes from the coding sequence ATGCCTGAGGTGGCGGCTGTGGTGAAGGGTGGTGCATCCCGCAAAGCGTCAAAACAGTCgctgactaaagtcaccaagaaTCGGAGGGAGACTcacaagcagagctattccacttacGTATACAGGGTGTTGACCCAGGTCCACCCTTGCACCAGGATCTcatccaaggccatgagtgttatgaatttGTTCATTGTCGACATTTTCGAATGCATCGCCTCCAAGGCTTTGCAGCTCATTCATTACAAATTGCGCCACACCATCTTGGCTAGGGAGATCCAGAGCGCCATCCACCTCATGTTGCTgggggaactggccaaacacaCCATCTCTGAAGGCACCAAAGcggtcaccaaatacaccaatTCTGTTTAG